ATTGCTCTGGCATAATACACGGTCTCCTGCATTGCAACGCCATCTTGAAAcgatataatataatataatatatacaatagattatTCTATAAGTTATTTCATAGTAAGTATATAATTTCGTAATTTGTgcatagaaaaagaaaaatattatGCGTTGTATGGCAACAACAACTCGTATAATGGTAAGAAAATGATTTTATAGTCATAAATTTTAACCTACAAGACGGTTGTCTTACGAAACAACAACCTcattctctccctctccctctctctaccATCTAATAAAAAATCCTGCATGCAGCAACTTACTTGCCCTAAAAAATATGACTACATGAGCCATTCAGGCTAGTCCGAATGGAAGTTTAATGGAGAGTTTCATAGTATTAAATTCTATACTACATCATTAATTTTGATGATATGGCGAGAAGAGAAAAGGAGAGAGTTTCGTAAAATGATAGAGGAGTTTCATCTCCGTAAAACTCAACCGGCACAATTATTTTCAGTTTTAGTAATTGTGCTATAAAACTGTACACTAGGACTAGCCTCACAAAAGATGCAAATCATCCGAAGATAATTACTGCTAGTACATGGAAGTTAAACCACTCCATTAACATCTCCTTGTATAACCGTACGGAAATTTGCATCTCCTCGTCCTGGATGAGACACGCAGTGCGCATCCTTAAGACCCGGATCGATAACCTACCCAGTTTACTGAGATCCTTCGTTACTGGATAACTTCTGCCGTACAACGATCATCGCGCGATCTTTAACTCTCCCCAAGTACGCACCGAGATTTACCTCTTATCTTTACTGCGCTTTACTCTTTTTATTGGCAGAGGAAGGGAAGGAGCTATCTTGCGTGTGAACTGAATCACCGTGGACCATACAGATCCCAGGACTTTCGCAGTGCTTAAGCATATGGTTGCTAAATGAAACAAAAGGAATCAGAAAGCATGATTTATGGAAAAGGAAAACAGGGTAGCAGTACACGTTGCGGGGTTGGAGGGCAATTACGTAAATTCATTTTCTGTTGTGGATAAGCCAGCGCACCCTCTGGAGATGATTACATGGACACCCCTGCAGCTACTCGAAATTTGAAATTGGTCCTTACGTTTTTTGTGTAGCACATTTTGCTCCGCATGAACTTTCTCAAATTGGTCTTGCGAACAACCATTTTAAGACTTAGGAAAGGTCGTCACCCCTTTTACATTTCACATACTAGGAAAACACATGTGTACTTTAATGATTTGATAAATTACGTGTGTTCGTGTTCTGTGCTAAACCTGAGTTGATAATGGTGCACTTGAATTTATTTTGTTTGCCTAAAGGCATTGTCACATAGAGAGGTACTTGAAATCAAGCATATTAGTAGTTTCTTGCAGGGAAATTCTTTTCAAATTACCAGTTTACCACATGCGGGGAAAGAATAAATGGACAATATTAGAACATGAATTTCTATCATCTATTGATGGAGTGTTTATAAGATAAAATTGGGAGATGAGTGACATTCTGTATCTATCGCACACTATAAACCATAGATAAGATCAAAGTGTGAGCTGACGTGCTAGAAATTTTTAATAAAACCTTATATACACAAACATAACCCGTGAAAAGCAAGCTCAATCCATCCTAAACATTTTGTTAGCAACCATTGAAGACGCATAAGACAATGCAATACCAGATTCTTGCCTACTATGAATCCTGATCCGTCATACTCTATTGATGTCAGCACATCACTTCCAAACAAGCCTTATCAGAAAAAAATTGTCTATATTGATTGTGCATGATAAATCACGTTGCGACAGCGCAAAAGATTCGTAACTGATGCATTAGACGCGTAAAAATTAAGTAAACATTTGCTCTATTAGAACCTTCTTTGCTTATAAACTTTAGTATGCTAAAAAAGACACACACATGTATCGTATTTGCTTGATTCATTTTCAAAGATGTTTCTAGAAACAAAAGAAACGACTGCTCGCACCGCTTCATATTGGCAAGCAGGCACGCAGCTCCCGTTTGATTTTTGAAAATGCAACAAACTGGAGGGCCAGGCTGGAAAAGTCTGTTGCCAGCTTTGCCATCCAGCGCGTCCTCCCTCGAGGTCGAGGCGTGGCTGCCCGGCTGTCAAATACCCCGGCGGCCGACCCCATCCCCTCCAAATTCTCCCACGAGAACCCAAACCAAACGGCTGCACCCCTTTGCTGCGCAGGCCACACCGCCGCAGCAAtgtcctccccctcctcctccgacgGCGAGCGCCCGCCGTCTCCGGTGGAAGCGCGCCGCATCGTCGTCACCCAccgcctccccctccgcgccgAGCCCAATCCCGACGCGCCGCACGGCTTCGATTTCTCCCTCGACACCGACGCGCTCCCGCTCCAGCTCTCCCGCGGCCTCCCCCGCCCCGTGGTCTTCGTCGGCgctctcccctccgccgccgtgtCGATCCCGGCGTCCGAGGAGCTCGCGGCCGATCTCCTCGAGCGCTTCTCCTGCAGCCCGGTGTTCCTGGGTACCGGCCTCCACAAGGACTTCTACGACGGATTCTGCAAGCACTACCTGTGGCCGATGCTCCACTACCTCCTCCCGCTCGGGCCcttcagcggcggcggcggcggcggcctcaaCTTCAAGGCGGAGCTCTACCGCGCCTACCTCACTGCCAACACGCAGTACGCCGACCGCGTCTACGAGCTCCTCAACCCCGACGAGGATCTCGTCTTCATCCACGACTACCATCTCTGGGCGCTCCCCACCATCCTCCGCCACAAGTCGCCGCGCGCCCGGATAGGCTTCTTCCTCCACTCGCCCTTCCCCTCCTCGGAGCTCTTCCGCGCCATccccgtccgcgaggagctcCTCCGCGCCCTCCTCAACGCCGACCTCGTGGGCTTCCACACCTACGACTACGCCCGCCACTTCCTCTCCGCCTGCTGCAGGCTGCTCGGCGTCAACAGCCACACCCGCCACGGCTACATCGGCATCGACTACTTCGGGCGCGTGGTTGTCGTGAAGATCCTCTCCGTTGGCGTCGACATGAGCCAGCTCCGAGGGGTGTTGTCGTCGCCGGAGACAGCCGCAAAGGCCAAGGAGATCGCCAAGAAGTTCGCGGGCCGTAAGGTGTTGCTCGGCGTGGACGATATTGATATGTTCAAGGGGATCGACCTCAAGCTCTCGGCCATGGAGAAACTGCTGGAGTCGCAGAAGGAGCTGCGCGGCCAGGTGGTGCTCGTGCAGATCAACAACCCGGCGAGGAGCCCTGGGCGCGACATCGACACAGTTCGCGCGGAGGTGAAGGCGATGCGGGACCGGATCAATGGCCGCTTCAGCTTGCTGGGGTATGACCCGATCGTGATGATCGATGACCCCTTGACGATGCACGAGAAGCTGGCGTTCTACTCCTCGGCGGACATCTGCATCGTCACCGCCGTGCGCGACGGCCTCAACAGGATACCGTACATCTACACCGCGTGCCGTCAGGAGGGTCCGCTCGCCAGCGGCGCGCCGGGCGCACCGAGGGAGAGCGCCATCGTCCTGTCCGAGTTCGTCGGGTGCTCGCCGTCCCTGAGCGGCGCGGTTCGCGTCAACCCGTGGAACGTGGACGACGTGGCCGACGGGATGAACTCGGCGCTGATGCTGGATGAGCGCGACCGGCAGATGCGGCAAGAGAAGCACTACAAGTATGTGATCACGCACGATATTGCCTACTGGGGGCAGTCGCTCGACCAGGACCTGCAGAGGGCGAGCGAGCACCACGCGTCGATGAACATTTTGAGCGTTGGGCTCGCCATGAACTTCCGCATCGTCGTGCTTGGGCCCAACTTCCAGAAGCTCTCGCCTGGGGACATCAATCCATCTTACCACCGGACCGGCAACAGGCTCATCTTACTGGACTATGATGGCACTGTGATGCCGGAGGGGTTGATCACCAGATATCCTAGCCAGGAATTGATTCGCGTTCTGAACGAATTGTGCTCAGATCCAAAGAATACAGTCTTCGTAGTCAGCGGGCGGGGGAAGGATGAACTGGCTGGATGGCTGGCGCCCTGTGAAAGACTGGGAATCTCTGCAGAGCACGGCTACTTCACAAGGTAAACACTACTGTTTCTTTCTCATGGCATGTCCTTGTTTTCTCTGTGAAATTAAACTTGCTGCATTGCTCTTGGCATGTGATAAGTGACAAGTGGATAAGCTGGCCTAGTTATGGGGATTTTTTGGTGCTTGACGTTTGGATCCATACAAATAGCTTGTAGAGCAATGGGATTGCTGATTCTTTTGGTGTCAGGCAAATATACTGTTCTCTTTTACTAACTGCAGACTTAAATTGTGTTGTTGATGGAATTGATGGTGTTGAATTAGCTCATCCAATGTATCTCTGCCATAAGTGTTTGAGAGTACAGCAGTTCTTGAAAACAAATAAAATCTGATTATACACAAACAGAAGTCGCCTTTTCTAGTATACCAGAAAGGTTGTTGGTGAGCTGGTGTTGACTGGGGCACTGGGGTTGCTCTGTCAAGTAGTATAGAGTTGCACAGAGTTTTATATATGTCCAAACTTCTATACAGTAGTGCTAATATAGTATGACGGAGTGCTTCCTATACGACGATACTTGCATTTCTTTTCTCTGTATTCTAATACTACTTAATGATTACGTGCATGTGACTGTGAGGAGATTAAGGAATAAGATTGGCTGCTTCTTGAAGCAACTCTGTTTTGTTTATCAGGTGGAGCAGGGATTCTCCATGGGAGTCACCCAACTTGGTGATAGGCTTGGATTGGAAAAACCTTGTTGAGCCTGTAATGAAGCATTACACTGATGTAACCGACGGGTCATACATTGAGGCTAAAGAAACAGCACTAGTCTGGCACTACGAGGAAGCCGATCCGGATTTCGGATCATGTCAGGCTAAAGACCTCCAGGACCACCTGCTCAGTGTGCTCGCCAAGGAGCCTGTGTGTGTGAAAAGCGGCCATAAGATTGTGGAGGTTAATCCTCAGGTACGGAAGCATCTAATCTCACGTGCTAGCTTTTTACATAGCTACTGCTATGCCACTCTTCATCATTCGGGAAAAGGGATCACAATCCTATCTTGGTCTGCACCCGCTCTGTGGGTAGCCATTTCACTTTCCGGTATGCACAGGCCAAGACGAAAAGAACAAGTCTCAAAATTCCACCGGTAGCTGTCAGCCTGTCATGATCAATCAAATGTAGCTTTCAGACTAAAACACATTTAGATTAGACTGACTTTAAGAAGATTTATCCAGCTCATGTTCGGCTACCATATCTCTTTTGCACATAGTTTAACATTTAATCGGTGTTGGTTGATAACATTTTCGTGGATCATGCCTGTTTAGATTGCCTCTATTGCTGCCTATGTTTTACTACTGCCAAGTTACCTGCATTTACCGATCTGGTCAAGTTATCTTCATGAATAGTATTTCTTTTTGCACTGCCACTTTACTCCTTTTTGCCTAACGAGTAATTATATTGTTCTGAAGGATGTGGGCAAAGGAATCGCAGTGCGGAATCTGATTGCAACCATGGGCGCTCGCGGGAGCTTGCCAGATTTCATCCTATGTGTCGGCGACGACAGGTCTGACGAAGACATGTTTGCGGCAATCTCCAAGCCCTCGAGCAACTTTGCATTCCCGGAGTCTGCTGAGATCTTTGCTTGCACCCTCGGCAACAAGCCAAGCCTGGCCAAGTACTACCTGGAAGACTCCGACGATGTCCTGAAGATGCTAAAGGGCCTGATGGACTCGTCGCGTCCCGGAGGAGCGTTGCAAACTCAGGTGTTCGAGGACCCCTTCGAGTGAGCCAAGAGTGGCCCGGGTCCCGGTAGAGCAATTTTGTTCGTGATTCCATTTTGTAACCAGGGGGGAGGAAATGGTTGGGGCAGAGGCAAAACCCAGTAGACTGACAAGTGACCGATCCATCGGTCGTTAGCGTAGATGACATCGTCTTTCTTGGTCATGTTTGGCTGGCTATAGTAGTTTTTGTAGAGTCGGCGGAAGTTTTCCTATTTTTGCTCCTAGATCGCAAGGAAAACGAAGTAAAAGGAAATCAATCAATCATGGTTCGTTGATCTGTCTCTGGTGCTGATTGTTCTTTACTCTGGATAGCGACAGTTTCCCTCTTTTTGCTCCTTGAGTTCGGGGTTTACTGTACATAGCAGCAGTGGCAGGCTAGCAGTGCAACTGTTGCATCTCCTGCAGGGTAGATTTGCTGTGCTTTGATTTTGCTTCCAGCCAATCGATTCCCCCAGTGTTTCCACTTGCACCCGGCCCCCACTGCTCACGGCGTGCAGAGCTTCCAGTTCGTTTAAGACCACCCCCGGCCGCGCCTGCGCAGCGCAGTTGCCACCCCGTCGCGTCAGAGCAGCCCCGCATCTCGACCCCCAGCCCCCCAAGTTTTCGGCGTACAACTCAATAACTCCATGGATGCCGAAACGTCGATCAGGAACGCACGTGTGACGACTTGCTTTGCTGGCAGCCGGTCATCGTGGGCATTTACCCAAGCCGTGTGCGCAGCGCGGCCCGCCCGGCGCTCGCCCCGTCCTTGACAGGGGCCAGTTTCTTCAAAGGACACGGCGAATCCACGACGATCCGGCGCGCAGTTGACGGGAGCGCCGCTGGCGCGTCCACCGCGGGTCCTCTCGATCGAAAGCCACGCCTCGgctccgcgccgcgcgcgcgtggtcGTCCGTGGCCCGCGTCCCCGCTCGCCCTCCCCTACCGCGAGGTCGGCGGAGCCCGGCGACCACGGCCGTACCCGCGCGCTCTTGGCCGGTCGCGGTCGTTGTCCGTCGATCGCCGTAGGTGACTCCCACCGGGGAGCTTGCTCCCCGGCTGCCGTGCCGTGCCCTGCGGCGCTTGCTCCTTCCCCGTCACGTGCCGGATGGACGAAACGAAAGGTCGCCCCGA
The Panicum hallii strain FIL2 chromosome 6, PHallii_v3.1, whole genome shotgun sequence genome window above contains:
- the LOC112898037 gene encoding probable alpha,alpha-trehalose-phosphate synthase [UDP-forming] 9; amino-acid sequence: MSSPSSSDGERPPSPVEARRIVVTHRLPLRAEPNPDAPHGFDFSLDTDALPLQLSRGLPRPVVFVGALPSAAVSIPASEELAADLLERFSCSPVFLGTGLHKDFYDGFCKHYLWPMLHYLLPLGPFSGGGGGGLNFKAELYRAYLTANTQYADRVYELLNPDEDLVFIHDYHLWALPTILRHKSPRARIGFFLHSPFPSSELFRAIPVREELLRALLNADLVGFHTYDYARHFLSACCRLLGVNSHTRHGYIGIDYFGRVVVVKILSVGVDMSQLRGVLSSPETAAKAKEIAKKFAGRKVLLGVDDIDMFKGIDLKLSAMEKLLESQKELRGQVVLVQINNPARSPGRDIDTVRAEVKAMRDRINGRFSLLGYDPIVMIDDPLTMHEKLAFYSSADICIVTAVRDGLNRIPYIYTACRQEGPLASGAPGAPRESAIVLSEFVGCSPSLSGAVRVNPWNVDDVADGMNSALMLDERDRQMRQEKHYKYVITHDIAYWGQSLDQDLQRASEHHASMNILSVGLAMNFRIVVLGPNFQKLSPGDINPSYHRTGNRLILLDYDGTVMPEGLITRYPSQELIRVLNELCSDPKNTVFVVSGRGKDELAGWLAPCERLGISAEHGYFTRWSRDSPWESPNLVIGLDWKNLVEPVMKHYTDVTDGSYIEAKETALVWHYEEADPDFGSCQAKDLQDHLLSVLAKEPVCVKSGHKIVEVNPQDVGKGIAVRNLIATMGARGSLPDFILCVGDDRSDEDMFAAISKPSSNFAFPESAEIFACTLGNKPSLAKYYLEDSDDVLKMLKGLMDSSRPGGALQTQVFEDPFE